One window of Thermocoleostomius sinensis A174 genomic DNA carries:
- the larE gene encoding ATP-dependent sacrificial sulfur transferase LarE — protein MLIEKLEKLKALLAEADRALVAYSGGVDSALVAKVAYDVLGDRALAVTAESPSLLPEDLEEARMQAAFIGIAHEVVQTHEIENPNYAANPVNRCYFCKSELHDTLKPLAIERGYPYVVDGVNADDLRDYRPGIQAAKERGARSPLAEIGITKAEVRELSKWLELPWWNKPAQPCLSSRFPYGEAITIAKLQRVGRAERYLRQLGLTTLRVRSAGDVARIELPPEQIQEFVQTTDLPALVAAFQSYGFVYVTLDLEGFRSGKLNQVLHLVES, from the coding sequence ATGTTGATAGAAAAACTTGAAAAATTAAAAGCCCTATTGGCCGAAGCTGACAGAGCACTGGTGGCGTACTCTGGTGGTGTTGATAGTGCGCTGGTTGCGAAGGTTGCTTATGATGTGTTGGGCGATCGAGCCTTGGCCGTCACCGCAGAGTCTCCATCGCTGCTTCCCGAAGATTTGGAAGAAGCCCGGATGCAGGCAGCGTTTATCGGCATTGCCCACGAAGTGGTGCAAACGCATGAGATTGAAAACCCCAACTATGCAGCGAATCCGGTCAACCGTTGCTATTTCTGCAAAAGCGAACTCCACGATACCTTGAAACCCCTTGCTATAGAACGCGGCTATCCCTATGTAGTTGATGGCGTCAATGCTGACGATTTGCGTGACTATCGCCCCGGCATTCAAGCTGCCAAAGAACGCGGGGCCCGATCGCCCCTGGCCGAAATTGGTATCACCAAAGCCGAGGTGCGAGAATTGTCAAAATGGCTTGAGTTGCCGTGGTGGAACAAGCCTGCACAGCCCTGCCTCAGTTCGCGGTTTCCCTATGGCGAAGCAATCACGATTGCCAAGTTGCAGCGAGTTGGACGCGCCGAACGCTATTTGCGGCAGTTGGGGCTTACAACTCTGCGTGTTCGATCGGCTGGCGATGTTGCGCGAATTGAATTACCACCAGAACAAATCCAGGAATTTGTGCAAACCACAGATTTGCCTGCGTTAGTCGCGGCGTTTCAGTCCTATGGGTTTGTTTATGTAACGCTAGATTTAGAAGGATTCCGCAGCGGCAAATTAAATCAAGTCTTGCACTTGGTTGAATCTTGA
- a CDS encoding zinc ribbon domain-containing protein, translating to MIYSARVGTQTVYVENRGTQTFITFSNQSPGQQQSQSNSFTTGEWTATPTLVRSATGGAILQIQSSQGQWFIQLQANGIQHLTSPPTLETAEVIPMQQQDTSPVAPEMQPMQPMQPMQPMQPMKMGDMEMQMNPMQMRMGNMEMRMGEPSSVSNTAASTHTSTKQFCTQCGHAVALTDKFCAHCGHAQQG from the coding sequence ATGATCTATAGCGCTAGGGTTGGAACACAAACGGTTTATGTAGAAAATCGTGGCACGCAAACCTTCATTACCTTCAGCAATCAGTCTCCGGGGCAGCAGCAATCTCAGTCAAATAGCTTCACAACGGGCGAGTGGACGGCTACTCCAACGCTGGTTCGATCGGCAACCGGAGGAGCAATTCTTCAGATTCAGTCGAGCCAAGGGCAGTGGTTCATTCAGCTTCAAGCAAACGGAATTCAGCACTTAACATCCCCCCCCACTCTAGAAACGGCTGAAGTTATTCCCATGCAACAGCAAGACACATCACCCGTTGCTCCAGAGATGCAGCCAATGCAGCCAATGCAGCCAATGCAACCAATGCAACCAATGAAAATGGGAGATATGGAAATGCAAATGAATCCGATGCAGATGCGGATGGGCAACATGGAAATGCGCATGGGAGAACCATCGTCAGTATCAAACACCGCCGCTTCAACTCACACTTCAACTAAACAGTTTTGTACCCAGTGCGGTCATGCGGTTGCACTCACCGATAAGTTTTGTGCCCATTGTGGTCATGCACAACAAGGATGA
- a CDS encoding alpha/beta fold hydrolase produces MTTQLPQLSSPLEFHTWNWHGHNICYTAIGTGQPLVLIHGFGASIRHWRRNIPVLAEAGHRVFAIDLLGFGKSDKPVLSYSLELWEDLLQDFWTNQIQQPAIFIGNSIGALLSLMMLAHHPTMSAGGVLLNAAGGLNHRPEELNLPLRLVMGGFTKLVSSPLIGPVLFNLIRQKPRLRRTLQQVYHDHTAVTDELIDLIYEPSCDVGAQQVFASILTAPPGPKPEDLLPNVSQPLLVLWGEADPWTPISGSRLYQALATEAPDRAKFVSIPNTGHCPHDERPEIVNAEILNWLTDLNAR; encoded by the coding sequence GTGACGACTCAGCTTCCTCAATTATCTTCCCCCTTAGAATTTCATACTTGGAATTGGCACGGGCATAACATTTGTTATACCGCTATTGGCACAGGGCAGCCCCTTGTGTTGATTCATGGCTTTGGGGCGTCCATTCGCCACTGGCGGCGCAACATTCCCGTTCTAGCCGAGGCCGGACATCGGGTGTTTGCGATCGATTTGCTGGGGTTCGGCAAGTCCGATAAGCCTGTCCTGTCCTATTCGCTAGAGTTGTGGGAAGACCTACTGCAAGACTTTTGGACAAATCAGATTCAACAGCCCGCGATTTTTATCGGCAATTCGATCGGCGCGTTGCTTAGCTTAATGATGCTGGCTCATCATCCAACCATGAGCGCAGGTGGGGTGCTATTAAATGCAGCAGGTGGGTTAAACCATCGCCCTGAAGAACTAAACCTACCGCTGCGGCTAGTGATGGGTGGCTTCACTAAACTAGTGAGTTCACCGCTGATTGGGCCAGTTTTGTTTAACTTAATTCGCCAGAAACCGAGATTGCGCCGCACCCTTCAGCAGGTCTATCACGATCACACTGCTGTGACGGATGAGTTGATTGATCTGATCTATGAGCCGTCGTGCGATGTAGGGGCACAGCAAGTATTTGCCTCTATTTTGACCGCACCGCCTGGACCCAAGCCAGAAGATCTGTTGCCCAATGTATCGCAACCGCTGCTGGTGCTTTGGGGTGAAGCCGATCCCTGGACTCCGATCAGCGGCTCTAGACTCTATCAAGCGTTGGCAACAGAAGCGCCCGATCGGGCTAAGTTTGTCTCTATTCCCAATACAGGTCATTGTCCCCATGATGAGCGCCCAGAAATTGTCAACGCCGAAATTCTCAACTGGCTGACTGATCTCAACGCTAGGTGA
- a CDS encoding low molecular weight protein-tyrosine-phosphatase translates to MSSNPYKLLFVCLGNICRSPSAENIMNHLIQQRGLQAEIVCDSAGTSSYHLGSPPDRRMTTAAARRGIALVGWARQIEQSDFEQFDLILAMDKENYRDILALDRSGRYGDKVRLMCDFCRQHRDREVPDPYYGGADGFNYVIDLLLDACEGLLDYIVAAQSIENR, encoded by the coding sequence ATGTCATCCAATCCTTACAAGCTGCTGTTTGTTTGTCTAGGCAATATTTGCCGATCGCCTTCGGCTGAAAACATCATGAATCACCTGATTCAACAGCGGGGGCTGCAAGCGGAGATTGTCTGCGATTCTGCCGGAACCTCTAGCTATCACCTTGGTAGCCCACCCGATCGACGAATGACAACAGCGGCAGCACGGCGGGGCATTGCTTTGGTGGGTTGGGCCCGGCAGATTGAGCAATCGGACTTTGAACAGTTCGATTTGATTCTAGCTATGGACAAAGAAAACTATCGCGATATTCTAGCTCTTGATCGCAGCGGACGTTATGGTGATAAAGTGCGGCTGATGTGCGACTTTTGCCGTCAGCATCGCGATCGAGAAGTGCCTGATCCCTACTATGGCGGGGCAGATGGGTTCAATTATGTAATTGATTTGTTGCTAGATGCCTGCGAAGGCTTACTAGATTACATTGTGGCGGCTCAATCAATTGAGAACCGCTGA
- a CDS encoding ROK family protein produces MMAAETQVNQLQTLAVDIGGSGVKVMVLDQQGNPLSERDRLDTPTPATPEAILLTLDQLIADKTFDRISVGFPGVVRFGVVETAANLDPSWIGFNLAAALAERFGKPVRAANDADIQGLGVVNGHGVELVVTLGTGFGSALFVNGRLVPNLELAHHAFRKNETYEQQLGRATLDRIGKKRWSRRLLKAIDSLSQLFNYDRLYLGGGNAKKLEVELPSNVQIVPNVAGLLGGISLWRD; encoded by the coding sequence ATGATGGCGGCAGAAACTCAGGTCAATCAACTGCAAACGCTGGCGGTAGACATTGGCGGTAGCGGGGTCAAGGTCATGGTGTTAGATCAACAGGGCAATCCCCTCTCTGAGCGCGATCGGCTCGATACCCCAACGCCTGCAACGCCGGAAGCCATTCTGTTGACGCTGGATCAGTTGATTGCTGATAAAACGTTCGATCGCATATCTGTTGGGTTTCCAGGAGTGGTGCGGTTTGGAGTGGTTGAAACGGCGGCCAATTTAGACCCCAGCTGGATTGGCTTTAACTTAGCAGCAGCATTGGCGGAGCGATTTGGTAAGCCCGTCCGAGCGGCTAATGATGCGGATATTCAAGGATTGGGCGTCGTCAACGGACACGGTGTTGAACTGGTGGTGACGTTAGGTACAGGCTTCGGTTCAGCCCTGTTTGTCAACGGCCGACTGGTTCCTAATTTGGAATTGGCCCACCATGCGTTCCGCAAGAATGAAACCTATGAACAACAGTTGGGTCGGGCCACACTCGATCGCATTGGTAAAAAGCGCTGGAGTCGCCGTCTGTTGAAAGCAATCGATTCGCTGTCGCAGTTGTTCAACTACGATCGTCTGTATTTGGGCGGCGGCAACGCCAAAAAGTTAGAGGTGGAATTGCCGTCCAATGTGCAAATTGTGCCGAATGTAGCAGGGCTTTTGGGTGGAATTTCACTGTGGCGAGATTAA
- a CDS encoding proline--tRNA ligase, translated as MRLSQMLFATLREDPAEAEIPSHKLLVRAGYIRRIGSGIYAYLPLMWRVLQKVSRIVREEMNATGAEECLLTQLQPSELWKESGRWDTYTQAEGIMFALQDRQGRELGLGPTHEEVITLIARDMIRSYRQLPLNLYQIQTKFRDEIRPRFGLMRGREFIMKDAYSFDADEAGMKVSYQKMHDAYHRIMQRTGLAFRAVDADSGAIGGSGSQEFMVLAEAGEDEVLYTDDGKYAANVEKAISLPADAEPSPFKRYEKLDTPNTPTIETLAAFLKCSPTQILKNVLYQVTYDNGMNVLVIVSIRGDQEVNEVKLQNELVKLGSQYGGKAVIGLTVPDEVAQKEWAAKPLPLGYIAPDLSDDYIKSTKNLAAKFLRLVDKTAIDLKHFVTGSNESGYHVVGANWGKQFELPKVVLDVRKARPGDRAVHDSNQILQSARGIEIGHIFQLGTKYSTAMGATYTTEQGEEAPLVMGCYGIGVSRLAQAAVEQSYDKDGIIWPVAIAPFHAIVVIPNVTDTEQVQVAEQLYTDLNAAGVETLLDDRDERAGVKFKDADLIGIPYRIVTGRSLKQGKVEVVTRRDHASQEMAIDEVVSTLRRWVGNP; from the coding sequence ATGCGCCTGTCTCAAATGCTGTTTGCCACCTTACGGGAAGATCCGGCAGAGGCAGAAATTCCTAGCCATAAACTCTTGGTAAGGGCTGGTTATATTCGACGCATCGGTAGCGGTATCTATGCCTATTTGCCGTTGATGTGGCGGGTGTTGCAAAAAGTTTCTCGGATTGTGCGCGAAGAAATGAACGCAACTGGCGCAGAGGAGTGTTTGTTGACACAGTTGCAACCCTCAGAGTTGTGGAAAGAATCGGGACGCTGGGACACTTATACCCAAGCTGAGGGCATTATGTTTGCGTTGCAAGATCGGCAAGGGCGCGAATTGGGATTAGGCCCAACCCACGAAGAGGTGATTACTTTAATTGCTCGCGATATGATTCGTTCCTATCGTCAGTTGCCGCTGAACCTATACCAAATTCAAACGAAGTTTCGCGATGAAATTCGTCCTCGGTTTGGCTTAATGCGAGGACGAGAGTTCATCATGAAAGATGCCTATTCTTTTGATGCCGACGAAGCCGGAATGAAGGTGTCTTATCAGAAAATGCACGATGCCTACCACCGGATTATGCAGCGCACAGGGTTAGCGTTTCGTGCCGTAGATGCCGATTCTGGAGCGATCGGTGGTTCTGGTTCTCAGGAATTTATGGTGCTCGCAGAGGCAGGCGAAGATGAGGTGCTGTATACCGATGATGGTAAGTACGCCGCCAATGTAGAAAAAGCAATTTCATTACCAGCCGATGCCGAACCATCGCCGTTCAAGCGGTATGAAAAGTTGGATACGCCTAATACACCGACGATCGAAACGTTAGCTGCTTTTCTCAAATGTTCGCCGACGCAAATTCTTAAAAATGTGCTGTATCAAGTCACCTATGACAACGGTATGAACGTGTTGGTGATTGTCAGCATTCGAGGTGATCAAGAAGTAAACGAAGTCAAATTACAAAATGAGTTAGTCAAGTTGGGCAGCCAATACGGTGGCAAAGCAGTCATTGGGTTGACCGTCCCCGATGAAGTGGCACAAAAGGAGTGGGCAGCAAAACCATTGCCCTTGGGCTATATTGCTCCTGATCTCAGCGATGACTATATTAAATCGACGAAAAATTTGGCGGCAAAATTTCTCCGCTTGGTGGATAAAACAGCGATCGACCTGAAACATTTTGTCACAGGCTCCAACGAATCGGGCTACCACGTGGTAGGAGCCAACTGGGGTAAGCAATTTGAATTACCTAAAGTCGTGTTGGATGTGCGCAAAGCTAGGCCGGGCGATCGGGCGGTTCACGACTCCAATCAAATTCTGCAAAGTGCCAGGGGGATTGAAATCGGGCACATTTTTCAACTAGGCACGAAATACTCTACGGCAATGGGAGCCACCTACACCACCGAGCAAGGAGAAGAAGCCCCGTTGGTGATGGGCTGTTATGGCATTGGTGTATCGCGCTTAGCGCAAGCCGCAGTCGAGCAATCCTACGACAAAGACGGCATCATCTGGCCCGTCGCCATTGCTCCGTTTCACGCCATCGTCGTCATTCCCAACGTCACCGACACTGAACAAGTGCAGGTCGCAGAACAGCTTTACACCGACCTGAATGCCGCCGGAGTTGAAACCCTGCTAGACGATCGCGATGAACGAGCCGGAGTCAAATTCAAAGATGCTGATTTGATTGGCATTCCCTACCGCATTGTTACCGGACGATCGCTGAAGCAGGGCAAAGTGGAAGTTGTCACCCGTCGTGATCATGCCTCACAAGAAATGGCGATCGACGAGGTCGTCTCTACTCTGAGACGGTGGGTAGGTAATCCTTAA
- a CDS encoding calcium/sodium antiporter produces the protein MSIAVLGLLLAGLVLLVIGAEALVRGSSKLAAMVGISPLVIGLTIVAFGTSSPEMAVSIQSSLTGQADIALGNVVGSNIFNVLLILGLSALVAPLVVAQQLIRLDVPIMIGVSVLTLLFGLDGRINRSDGIVLFIGVLVYTAFLIYQSRKENNREVQDEYNREYGNRGSGSLQQWIIYLGLIVGGLFLLVLGSRWLVQSSIAIAQAIGVSQLIIGLTIVAAGTSLPELATSVVASIKGERDIAVGNVVGSNIFNILSVLGLSAAVSPTGVTVSSAALHFDIPVMIAVAFACVPIFVTGNLINRAEGILFVGYYIAYTIYLILNAMDHDLLPMFSNVMLFFVIPLTVITLATVLWRSITKPSKQKQL, from the coding sequence ATGAGCATCGCAGTGCTTGGTTTATTGCTTGCTGGATTAGTGCTATTGGTTATTGGCGCAGAGGCGCTAGTCCGAGGTTCATCCAAGCTGGCCGCGATGGTGGGAATTTCGCCATTAGTGATTGGGCTGACGATCGTAGCATTCGGGACAAGTTCGCCAGAAATGGCAGTCAGTATTCAATCGAGCCTAACAGGACAGGCAGATATTGCGCTAGGAAACGTGGTCGGTAGCAATATTTTCAATGTGCTGTTAATTTTAGGACTGTCGGCGCTGGTGGCTCCATTGGTGGTGGCTCAACAACTGATCCGTCTCGATGTGCCGATCATGATTGGGGTATCTGTCCTAACATTGTTGTTTGGACTCGATGGTCGCATCAACCGATCGGACGGCATCGTTTTGTTTATAGGCGTTCTGGTTTATACCGCTTTTCTGATTTACCAAAGCCGTAAGGAAAATAATCGCGAAGTGCAAGATGAGTACAACCGCGAGTATGGCAATCGCGGGTCCGGCAGTCTACAACAATGGATTATCTATTTAGGATTGATTGTGGGTGGGCTATTTCTGCTAGTTCTAGGTTCGCGCTGGCTAGTGCAAAGTTCAATCGCCATTGCACAAGCGATCGGGGTAAGCCAGTTGATTATTGGGTTAACGATCGTAGCAGCAGGAACGTCACTGCCAGAGCTTGCTACTTCGGTTGTTGCTAGCATCAAGGGTGAGCGAGATATTGCAGTGGGAAATGTGGTAGGCAGCAATATTTTCAATATTTTATCGGTCTTGGGATTATCAGCAGCCGTTTCTCCTACAGGGGTTACTGTTTCTAGTGCCGCCTTGCACTTTGATATCCCAGTCATGATTGCAGTGGCATTTGCCTGTGTTCCTATCTTTGTCACTGGCAATTTGATCAACCGCGCAGAAGGCATTTTATTTGTCGGATACTACATTGCCTACACCATTTACCTGATTCTAAATGCGATGGATCATGACCTTTTGCCCATGTTCAGCAATGTAATGCTGTTTTTTGTGATTCCGCTGACGGTGATTACCTTGGCGACTGTTTTGTGGCGATCGATTACCAAACCCAGTAAGCAAAAGCAGCTTTGA
- a CDS encoding DUF3172 domain-containing protein: MRRRPKAPPRPQSRPSDDYSSFSERSERPDRSGGLASVFNTATMAVLVAALVVGIGLGMFFGSTTTSSDLGSVATRYDIDRSAPDPELCVQYGASAMAVDLRAFLTLNPFNVYVSQPRMQPGCVIRSSNWSILQSRNLVNSQEANQCRDRMNTFAYTGSIENQASEPRIDCVYQNDAAGNLFLRQPGVGGAPPEAQRF; the protein is encoded by the coding sequence ATGAGACGCAGACCAAAAGCACCACCTAGACCTCAATCCCGTCCATCAGACGATTACTCCAGCTTTTCTGAACGCTCTGAACGCCCTGACCGATCGGGCGGACTTGCTTCGGTGTTCAACACCGCGACGATGGCAGTACTTGTGGCTGCTTTAGTGGTCGGGATCGGGCTGGGTATGTTTTTTGGCTCAACCACCACGTCGTCTGATTTAGGCAGCGTGGCCACTCGCTATGATATCGATCGCAGTGCCCCTGACCCTGAACTGTGTGTACAGTACGGAGCCAGCGCGATGGCGGTTGATTTGCGAGCGTTTCTAACGCTGAACCCCTTTAATGTTTATGTCTCCCAGCCCAGAATGCAGCCAGGTTGTGTAATTCGTAGCAGTAACTGGTCAATTCTACAAAGCCGCAACTTGGTCAATTCTCAAGAGGCCAATCAGTGCCGCGACCGCATGAATACGTTTGCTTATACAGGCAGCATTGAAAATCAAGCAAGCGAACCTCGAATTGATTGCGTCTATCAGAATGATGCAGCAGGTAATCTCTTCTTAAGACAGCCTGGTGTGGGTGGTGCACCACCGGAAGCTCAACGGTTCTAA
- a CDS encoding GDYXXLXY domain-containing protein, which yields MNQQPIEPLQPDLQLLPETEALPKQTKRLPGWRLWVPLLFQAMLIVAVPARDAYTYIAGTPVTLQTAPVDPYDLLRGYYQTLSYDISNPDLLRSLPGGDYLTQASGQYTKFYVVLEAPTPEITTPPTPWKPVRVSADRPTDLADHQVALQGHFNGWQVLYGLETYYMPEDRREQINTDISQVQGQAQRAFVVDIKVDASGNAVPISLWVRDRNYRF from the coding sequence ATGAACCAACAACCGATCGAACCCCTCCAACCCGACCTGCAACTCCTGCCCGAAACAGAAGCACTGCCGAAGCAAACCAAACGCTTACCTGGATGGCGATTGTGGGTTCCGCTGCTATTTCAAGCCATGTTGATTGTGGCTGTGCCAGCCCGTGATGCCTACACCTATATTGCCGGCACACCTGTAACACTGCAAACCGCTCCAGTTGATCCCTACGATCTCCTGCGCGGTTATTATCAAACCCTAAGCTACGATATTTCCAATCCAGACCTGCTGCGATCGTTACCCGGTGGGGACTATCTCACCCAAGCATCCGGACAATACACCAAATTCTATGTGGTATTAGAAGCTCCAACCCCAGAGATAACTACACCGCCTACACCTTGGAAACCTGTGCGCGTCAGTGCCGATCGCCCCACCGATTTAGCCGATCATCAAGTGGCATTACAGGGACACTTCAATGGCTGGCAAGTATTGTACGGGCTGGAAACCTACTACATGCCCGAAGATCGGCGGGAGCAAATCAACACCGATATTAGCCAAGTACAAGGACAAGCTCAACGAGCGTTTGTTGTGGATATCAAAGTCGATGCTAGCGGTAACGCTGTTCCAATTAGTCTCTGGGTACGCGATCGCAACTACCGCTTTTAA
- a CDS encoding DUF2157 domain-containing protein, protein MAILNISIRRFTHMVTETFRRQLRQESEKWWTEGLINAELYEKLADRYQFTALEQDASHRFVAILIGLGAVLLGLGGITFVAANWQDWPRSFKIFLLLTLFISVNASGFYLWRRPTNRRFQKLGHGLLLLGALLLGANLSLMSQMFHQSGNFYPLLWVWGLGVVAMAYSLRLTSLGVFAAILIGWGYGLGWLDWSIGREGFGWQFFVQHMPLLASVLFIPLADCCQSRVIFALGASLVTGSLVFNLRPLAGWGYGQLVSPGWLVAIAFVLPPALLWVYSRRLWQVRTHPIDRLPLHPASHISHSSFALQPIARRLAIWFLSIVFYVFAFHWLWAISPAIGSSTAEFAYVRNWQSLVDVTILGLITIRGWWQLLTQQRFTQPGSQLANTELIVSMLMLMAGTFIWHTEVAAIPEIATFVFNSLLFGLAIVLIRDGLALGTRSTFWSGMMLLVLSIITRMLEYNTGLLLKSIVFALCGFGVIVAGLWFERNLATAGNRKPGQSRPTR, encoded by the coding sequence GTGGCTATCTTGAACATATCCATTCGTCGTTTCACACACATGGTCACTGAAACCTTTCGCCGTCAGTTGCGCCAAGAGTCTGAAAAGTGGTGGACTGAAGGACTAATCAATGCTGAATTATACGAAAAGCTAGCCGATCGCTATCAGTTCACGGCGCTTGAACAGGATGCCAGCCATCGCTTCGTCGCCATCCTAATTGGGTTAGGAGCCGTTCTGCTGGGCTTAGGAGGCATTACCTTTGTTGCTGCCAACTGGCAAGATTGGCCACGGTCGTTCAAAATCTTTTTGCTACTAACATTATTTATCAGCGTTAATGCTAGCGGATTTTATCTGTGGCGACGCCCAACGAATCGGCGGTTTCAAAAACTGGGGCATGGTTTGCTGCTGCTAGGCGCATTGCTCCTCGGCGCAAACCTGTCACTGATGTCGCAAATGTTTCACCAAAGCGGCAATTTTTATCCGTTGCTTTGGGTATGGGGGCTAGGGGTCGTGGCGATGGCCTACAGCTTACGCCTCACCTCTTTAGGTGTATTTGCTGCAATTTTGATTGGTTGGGGCTATGGCTTGGGTTGGCTAGATTGGTCGATCGGGCGAGAAGGCTTCGGGTGGCAATTCTTCGTGCAGCACATGCCTCTTCTTGCTAGTGTGTTATTCATCCCCTTAGCAGATTGCTGTCAATCGCGAGTCATCTTTGCTCTGGGAGCGAGTTTGGTTACTGGCTCACTCGTCTTCAACCTCAGACCCCTTGCGGGTTGGGGCTATGGTCAACTCGTGTCTCCTGGCTGGCTCGTTGCCATTGCCTTTGTGCTGCCTCCAGCCCTACTATGGGTTTACAGTCGCCGCCTATGGCAAGTTCGCACACACCCGATCGATCGGCTTCCTCTTCATCCCGCATCTCACATCTCACATTCCTCTTTTGCCTTGCAACCGATTGCCCGCCGCTTAGCCATTTGGTTTCTCAGCATTGTGTTTTATGTGTTTGCCTTTCATTGGTTGTGGGCTATTTCTCCAGCCATCGGGTCTTCTACCGCTGAATTCGCCTATGTGCGGAATTGGCAATCATTGGTTGATGTCACGATTCTTGGTCTTATCACAATCAGAGGTTGGTGGCAACTCCTGACCCAACAGCGATTCACTCAGCCAGGCAGCCAGCTTGCTAACACCGAACTCATCGTCAGTATGCTGATGCTCATGGCTGGTACCTTCATCTGGCATACAGAAGTCGCTGCGATTCCTGAAATTGCCACCTTTGTCTTCAACAGCCTACTGTTTGGGCTAGCGATCGTCCTTATCCGTGATGGGTTAGCCCTTGGCACTCGTTCTACCTTTTGGAGCGGCATGATGCTACTGGTCTTAAGCATCATCACCCGCATGTTGGAATACAACACCGGACTGTTGCTGAAATCGATCGTTTTTGCCCTATGTGGATTTGGCGTGATTGTTGCCGGGCTGTGGTTTGAACGCAACTTGGCAACAGCTGGCAACAGAAAACCGGGTCAAAGTCGCCCAACTCGATAG